The DNA region GCACCTCCCCCTCCTAACAATTTGCTTGTCCCGCCGAAACAAGGAGTTCCAGTTGAGGACGTAAGCGTTGAAGTTGGAACAGAAGCGGTTGAGGCTGTGAGTGTTCAAGCTGCAACGGCGGCGGAAGAAGAGACAAGCGAGGTCAGTGCTTCTGCAAAATGATTTGCAGTAAACGTTTAATAGTCTAAAACTCTGTGCATAAGGATTATTGGCGGGTGAGTGGGCCTCCACCCGTTCCGCCACTAATAAACCCCGGGAGTAGGAGGTGAAAAAGTGAAATTTGACACTAGAGACGTAGCCTTAACGGTTGTTTTTACAGCATTGTACGCCCTAATCAACATTGCTCAATCGTTTTCTCCCTTTGGAAATCCTTCAATTTACGGACCCGTTCAATTGCGTATTTCAGACTTTTTGATTGCGTTAGCCGCTTTGCTTGGAATGCCCGTTGTCATCGGAGTTACAGCTGGATGTGTTGTCGTCAACATGATTGGACCAATAGGACCTATCGATGTAATCTTTGGCTCTCTTGCAAATCTGATAGCAGCAGGCTTTGTAATGTTGCTGAGAAAACATAAGCTATTAGCGTGCATTGTAGGCTCTTTACCGATAGGAATAATCGTTGGTGGAGGATATCTGTGGATGTTCTATCCTTATCAACCTACAGAGCTTGCTTTTATGCCAGCTTGGATTACAACGCTAATCAGCATTTTAGTTAGCAGTTTGATAGCCATTGCAGTTATTGGCTACATAGTCCTCCAAATATTCAGCAGACCGACAATCATTGAACCGTTGAAATCACGTGGTTTAAAGGTGCTGACAGACGACTAATAATGTTACGAAAATCACATGAACCTTTCCAGTTTTGTTAATCCTATTATTTCGTCAAAGTCTAAGCCTAACGCGTCTAGTACTTGGTCGAATGTTGAATGCAAGTAGGCTATGTACTTATCTACATCAATTTCATTGTTTGTTGCTAATTCAACGGGTTTGACGTGAGGCTCCTTGGCAACTTTTACAAAGCTTATCAAGTCGCCTGCTCTCAGTTCTACTCCGTTTTCTTTCAGTATTTTTGCGGCTTTGACATGTTGTGGTGTTGTTTTTGTGTAACGTTCCAGTTCTTCGCCTAAGACCACGTTGAATGCTAAATCGTTTAGGCTTTCCCATTCTCTCCGTTTTAGTCGCATGTAGCAGTCGCGGATTATTTGGCTTATGTCTTTTTTGGCGTTTTCGAAATCTGCTGGTGTCTTAACCGTTGCTAAGCGTTCTTTCATTCGGTCAAAGGCTTTTTTGATGAATGGTGGAATGTGCTTCTTCTTGCCTGTTAATCCTTTCACGTCTACGCTTCCGTCTTCAAAAACTCCGAGATAGTTCTTTTTGCGGGAGCTGAAAACGGAGTATCTGTAAACTTTGTCTACGTCTAAGCTCATTTTTAATTCGTGTTCTGTCCAGTGGGCGAGTTTTTCGATTTGTTCTTTTGAGGGGTTTTTTAGGAATATGCTGTCTGTGTCGCCGTAAAGAACTTGAATGCCAAGCTGCTCTGCCTTGTTTAGTATTTGTGTTAGCGAATGTCTTGCGATTGCTGCGGTTGCTTCAGCCACAGGTGGGCAATAGAGGTCGAAGGTTTCTGCTCCGAAGACTCCGTAACTGGCGTTCAAGATTACTTTGAGCGCTCCTTGAATTAGATTGTACCAGCTTCGAAGTTCATTTGGTAACGTTTTGTCTTTTGTTTTCGGCTTGTACCATTGCACTCGCAAGTCTCTGAGTGAGCCGATTAAGAGGCTTTCTAATGCGCGTTTTTTGGTGCAGACCCAATGTGGCGTGTCTGGGATTAGATTGCTGCGACATTCTTGGTGTTGGCAGAGTATGGATTGGTAGCCGAGGTTCCAAACTTTTATTATTGATGGGTACAGGCTTGGAAAGTCCATGACTGCAACGTTGAAGTGGACGCCGGGTGTGGGTTCAACAACTATTGCGCCTTTGTATTTTTTGCCTTTGATTATGGCTTTGGTTACTGTTTTTCCTTTTACTGCGAGGATGTCTTCCATGTTTGGAATGAGCATGTT from Candidatus Bathyarchaeota archaeon A05DMB-5 includes:
- a CDS encoding QueT transporter family protein; amino-acid sequence: MKFDTRDVALTVVFTALYALINIAQSFSPFGNPSIYGPVQLRISDFLIALAALLGMPVVIGVTAGCVVVNMIGPIGPIDVIFGSLANLIAAGFVMLLRKHKLLACIVGSLPIGIIVGGGYLWMFYPYQPTELAFMPAWITTLISILVSSLIAIAVIGYIVLQIFSRPTIIEPLKSRGLKVLTDD